The Pseudobutyrivibrio xylanivorans genome includes a region encoding these proteins:
- a CDS encoding EamA family transporter — translation MLKYALIMLTGTFIASCSQIVLKKAAEKEYASKIAEYLNPMVMGAYVVFFGASLCSVLGYKKVPLSIGPILEATGYIWVAILGKIFLGEHISKRKGLGLVVIILGIVIAAFGV, via the coding sequence ATGCTTAAATATGCACTTATCATGCTGACAGGCACCTTCATTGCCTCATGCTCACAGATAGTTTTAAAGAAAGCTGCAGAGAAGGAATACGCCAGCAAAATCGCTGAGTACCTAAACCCTATGGTTATGGGCGCTTATGTTGTGTTCTTTGGCGCATCTCTCTGCTCAGTACTTGGTTACAAGAAGGTGCCACTTTCAATTGGCCCAATCCTTGAAGCCACAGGATATATATGGGTTGCCATCCTTGGAAAAATCTTCTTGGGCGAGCATATTAGCAAGCGCAAAGGCCTTGGCCTTGTGGTCATTATCCTTGGAATTGTGATTGCAGCGTTTGGAGTTTAA
- a CDS encoding DMT family transporter, translating to MKKETIKWFAILHIIILIFSVNSICSKTAAQYEFLSPKWILFYGIVICILGFYAIAWQQVLKHLPLITTYANKAATTIWGLIWGYVIFKEQITLPKVIGAIVVIIGVYLVVSGDDEVIASKKKSEEEVK from the coding sequence ATGAAAAAAGAGACGATTAAATGGTTCGCCATTCTTCATATTATTATTTTGATTTTCTCTGTAAACAGTATCTGTTCAAAGACAGCAGCTCAGTACGAGTTCCTGAGTCCAAAGTGGATTCTGTTTTATGGAATTGTAATTTGTATTCTTGGCTTTTATGCAATTGCATGGCAGCAGGTGCTTAAGCATCTGCCACTTATCACAACCTACGCCAACAAGGCAGCCACCACAATCTGGGGACTGATTTGGGGATATGTGATTTTTAAAGAGCAGATTACTTTGCCAAAGGTAATTGGTGCGATTGTTGTTATCATCGGAGTTTACCTTGTTGTAAGCGGCGATGATGAAGTGATTGCATCGAAGAAAAAGTCTGAAGAGGAGGTAAAGTAG
- a CDS encoding polysaccharide biosynthesis protein: MNCELFKDKTLMITGGTGSFGSTVLKHFLDSDLKEIRIFSRDEKKQDDMRHQLQAEHPDLAGKVKFYIGDVRNMRSVQDAMPGVDFIFHAAALKQVPSCEFFPMEAVRTNVEGTDNVLHAAVEAGVKRVVCLSTDKAAYPINAMGISKAMMEKVIGANARVAAGKTTICCTRYGNVMCSRGSVIPLFIDQIKAGNPITITDPNMTRFLMNLDEAVALVMFAFEHGEPGDLFVQKSDASTIGDLAKAVQQLFGDTGTKIIGTRHGEKLYETLMTNEECVRSIDMGNYFRVLPDGRDLNYDKFFVDGQVHTMANEAYTSHNTRRLDVAGTVDKIMTTDYVKEMLENWGK, translated from the coding sequence ATGAATTGTGAATTATTTAAAGATAAGACTTTGATGATTACTGGAGGAACAGGTTCATTTGGTTCCACAGTACTTAAGCATTTTTTGGATTCAGATTTGAAGGAGATTAGAATTTTCTCACGTGATGAGAAGAAGCAGGATGATATGAGACATCAGCTTCAGGCTGAGCATCCAGATCTTGCAGGCAAGGTAAAGTTCTATATCGGTGATGTTAGAAATATGCGTTCTGTTCAGGATGCTATGCCAGGTGTAGATTTCATCTTCCATGCAGCAGCACTTAAGCAGGTTCCATCTTGCGAGTTCTTCCCAATGGAGGCTGTTCGCACAAATGTTGAGGGAACAGATAATGTGCTTCATGCAGCAGTTGAGGCTGGTGTTAAGCGTGTCGTTTGCCTTTCAACTGATAAGGCAGCTTATCCAATCAATGCTATGGGTATTTCAAAGGCTATGATGGAGAAGGTTATCGGTGCAAATGCCAGAGTTGCAGCAGGAAAGACAACAATTTGCTGTACACGTTATGGTAATGTTATGTGCTCTCGTGGTTCGGTTATTCCACTTTTCATCGACCAGATTAAGGCTGGAAATCCTATCACAATCACAGATCCAAACATGACTCGTTTCCTTATGAATTTGGATGAGGCTGTTGCACTTGTTATGTTTGCATTCGAGCACGGCGAGCCAGGTGACCTTTTTGTTCAGAAGTCAGATGCTTCTACAATCGGAGATTTGGCAAAGGCTGTTCAGCAGCTCTTTGGTGATACAGGTACAAAGATTATCGGAACCCGTCACGGCGAGAAGCTTTATGAGACACTTATGACTAACGAGGAGTGCGTTCGCTCAATTGATATGGGCAATTACTTCCGCGTTCTTCCTGACGGTCGTGATTTGAACTACGACAAGTTCTTTGTAGATGGACAGGTTCACACCATGGCTAACGAGGCTTACACATCTCACAATACTCGTCGCCTTGATGTGGCAGGCACAGTTGACAAGATTATGACTACTGACTACGTAAAAGAAATGCTTGAGAACTGGGGTAAGTAA
- the wecB gene encoding non-hydrolyzing UDP-N-acetylglucosamine 2-epimerase, translating to MFKNNGKLKLLIIVGTRPEIIRLAAVIKKCRKYFDCVLAHTGQNYDYNLNGVFFKDLQLDDPEVYMDAVGDNLGQTVGNIIAKSYELMVEIQPDALLILGDTNSCLSAIAAKRLHIPIFHMEAGNRCKDECLPEETNRRIVDIISDVNMAYSEHARRYLADCGLPKERTYVTGSPMAEVLHENLEAIEASDVLEKLGLEPKKYILLSAHREENIDTEKNFTSLFTAINKLAEKYDMPILYSCHPRSRKRLEATGFKLDPRVRMHEPLGFHDYNHLQMNAFAVVSDSGTLPEESSFFTSIGKPFPAVCIRTSTERPEALDKACFFIAGIDERSLLQAVTTAIDMNEAGDYGIPVPDYVEENVSTKVVKIIQSYTGIVNKMVWRKEI from the coding sequence ATGTTTAAAAATAATGGAAAATTAAAGCTTTTGATTATCGTAGGAACCCGTCCTGAGATAATAAGACTTGCGGCAGTAATAAAGAAATGTCGAAAGTATTTTGACTGTGTTCTTGCACATACAGGTCAGAATTATGATTATAATTTAAATGGTGTGTTCTTCAAGGACCTGCAGCTTGATGACCCAGAGGTATACATGGATGCAGTAGGCGATAACCTTGGACAGACTGTTGGAAACATTATCGCAAAGTCTTATGAGCTTATGGTGGAAATTCAGCCAGATGCTCTTTTGATTCTTGGAGATACAAACTCTTGCCTTTCAGCTATAGCTGCAAAGCGACTTCATATTCCAATCTTCCATATGGAGGCTGGAAACCGTTGTAAGGATGAGTGCCTTCCAGAGGAGACTAACCGTCGTATCGTTGATATTATCTCTGATGTGAATATGGCATACTCGGAGCACGCCCGCCGCTACTTGGCAGACTGTGGACTTCCAAAGGAGCGCACCTATGTAACAGGTTCGCCAATGGCAGAGGTTCTCCATGAGAATCTGGAGGCTATAGAGGCATCAGATGTTCTTGAAAAGCTTGGACTTGAGCCTAAGAAGTACATCCTTCTCTCGGCACACCGCGAAGAGAACATCGACACTGAAAAGAATTTTACATCACTTTTCACAGCTATCAACAAGCTGGCTGAGAAGTACGATATGCCAATTCTTTACAGCTGTCATCCACGTTCAAGAAAGCGTCTTGAGGCTACGGGCTTCAAGCTTGACCCACGAGTTCGTATGCATGAGCCACTTGGTTTCCATGATTATAATCATCTTCAGATGAATGCATTTGCGGTTGTTTCAGATTCGGGCACACTCCCAGAGGAGTCAAGTTTCTTTACAAGCATTGGAAAGCCATTTCCAGCTGTGTGCATTCGTACATCAACTGAGAGACCGGAGGCACTTGATAAGGCTTGCTTCTTCATCGCAGGAATTGATGAAAGATCACTCCTTCAGGCTGTCACCACAGCCATCGATATGAATGAGGCTGGCGACTACGGAATCCCAGTTCCAGATTACGTGGAGGAGAATGTATCCACAAAGGTTGTAAAAATTATTCAGTCGTACACTGGAATAGTTAACAAGATGGTGTGGAGAAAAGAAATATAA
- a CDS encoding NAD-dependent epimerase/dehydratase family protein has translation MKILVTGAAGFVGKNLVETLKCASDGRDKFHSLGEELTIYEYDRASTLEELDRYCSDCNFVFNLAGVNRPKDNSEFMEGNFGFASTLLDTLKKHNNTCPVMLSSSIQATLLGRYAGSDYGKSKLAGEELFFKYSGETGAKVIVYRFPNLFGKWCRPNYNSAVATFCNNKANGLDITVNDPSTELTLVYIDDLVNEMFDALRGNEHRCDYDEEGNVVPDTAGKYAYVPVSHNVTLGEIVELLDSFVEQPQSLMMPAIPNGSFAKKLYSSYLSYLPKEKAIFDLKMNCDNRGSFTELLKTADYGQFSVNVSKPGITKGQHWHHTKWEFFIVVSGHGLIQQRRVGVDENGQAYPVIEYEVSGEKIQAIHMLPGYTHNIINLSDTQDLVTLMWANELLEADRPDTYFEEV, from the coding sequence TTGAAAATTCTAGTAACCGGCGCAGCCGGATTCGTTGGTAAAAATCTTGTGGAGACACTTAAGTGTGCTTCGGATGGCCGTGACAAGTTCCACAGTCTTGGCGAGGAGCTCACTATATATGAGTACGATCGTGCTTCCACTTTAGAGGAATTAGATCGCTACTGCAGTGATTGCAATTTCGTTTTTAATCTCGCTGGGGTGAATCGCCCTAAGGATAATTCAGAATTTATGGAGGGGAACTTCGGATTTGCAAGCACCCTTCTTGATACATTAAAGAAGCATAATAATACATGCCCCGTTATGCTTTCGTCATCAATTCAGGCCACACTTTTGGGTCGCTACGCTGGTAGCGATTATGGCAAAAGCAAACTCGCTGGCGAGGAGCTTTTCTTCAAGTACAGTGGGGAGACTGGAGCAAAGGTTATCGTTTATCGTTTCCCAAATCTTTTTGGAAAATGGTGCAGACCTAATTACAATTCCGCCGTTGCCACTTTCTGCAACAATAAGGCAAACGGTTTGGACATCACAGTGAACGATCCAAGCACAGAGCTCACACTTGTTTATATAGATGATTTGGTAAACGAGATGTTTGACGCCCTTCGTGGAAACGAGCACCGTTGCGATTATGATGAGGAGGGCAATGTGGTTCCTGATACAGCTGGAAAGTATGCTTATGTTCCAGTTAGCCACAATGTGACTCTTGGAGAAATTGTGGAGCTTTTGGACAGCTTCGTTGAACAGCCACAGTCACTTATGATGCCTGCAATTCCAAATGGCAGCTTTGCAAAGAAGCTTTACAGCTCATACTTGAGCTACCTTCCAAAGGAAAAGGCAATCTTTGATTTGAAAATGAACTGCGATAACCGAGGCAGCTTTACAGAACTATTGAAGACAGCTGACTACGGCCAGTTTTCAGTGAACGTTAGCAAACCTGGTATTACAAAGGGACAGCACTGGCACCACACAAAGTGGGAATTCTTTATTGTAGTTTCAGGACATGGTTTGATTCAGCAGCGTCGAGTTGGAGTGGACGAAAACGGACAGGCTTATCCAGTTATAGAGTATGAGGTGAGCGGCGAGAAGATTCAGGCCATCCACATGCTGCCGGGTTATACACACAATATTATCAATCTGTCTGATACTCAGGATCTCGTTACCCTTATGTGGGCGAATGAGTTGCTGGAGGCGGATAGACCGGATACATACTTCGAAGAAGTTTAA
- a CDS encoding DUF6548 family protein, translating into MGSEKNRVINERFYDAYLDFDEVLCGRLNVKEDGVKKYQIKMKECYTEARDVIPEWDVVYARLKAIRARHQNLTQGTAKFDEFQGKDEDVVWMQIFCEKLDADADPLSKYSKYSFEKRKHKGFFAKLMEAFSK; encoded by the coding sequence ATGGGAAGCGAAAAGAACAGAGTAATTAACGAACGTTTTTATGATGCATATCTGGATTTTGACGAGGTACTTTGTGGACGCCTGAATGTCAAAGAGGATGGTGTTAAAAAGTACCAGATAAAGATGAAGGAGTGTTACACTGAGGCACGGGATGTTATTCCTGAATGGGATGTAGTTTATGCCAGACTCAAGGCTATTCGTGCAAGGCATCAGAATCTAACACAAGGGACTGCAAAATTTGATGAGTTCCAAGGAAAAGATGAGGATGTAGTCTGGATGCAGATTTTCTGTGAGAAGTTAGACGCGGATGCAGATCCTCTTTCAAAGTATTCGAAGTATTCTTTCGAGAAAAGAAAACATAAAGGTTTCTTTGCGAAGCTAATGGAAGCCTTTAGTAAATAG
- a CDS encoding glycosyltransferase family 2 protein: MAKKISIVVSVYNEELGLHQFYDHTSPILNEMSKKTGWDYEMIFVNDGSRDGSLDILREFAAADDHVAVVNFAANRGHEAAMIAGIDYASGDGVVCMDADLQHPPESIPAIVEKLEAGYDVVSMVRTSRADAGLFKRITSAAFYKVMNAMSGKTKFENNSSDFFAISRRVALVLKNDYRERVRFLRGYVQNVGFKKTTLEFEASARVAGESNYNLKALIKLSLNAICNFSDVPLKMGIYAGVVSIVAALILMIYSIVQYFLGTAPDGYSTLIVVLCFMFGVLFIILGFISEYLAIIFAEVKNRPIYIVDSIITKDGEELK; this comes from the coding sequence ATGGCAAAAAAGATTTCGATTGTAGTTTCAGTCTATAACGAAGAGTTGGGACTTCATCAGTTTTATGACCACACATCTCCGATTTTGAATGAGATGTCAAAGAAGACTGGCTGGGACTATGAGATGATTTTTGTAAATGATGGCAGCCGTGACGGCAGCCTTGATATATTGAGAGAGTTTGCAGCAGCGGATGACCATGTAGCGGTTGTGAATTTTGCAGCAAATAGAGGTCATGAGGCAGCAATGATTGCTGGCATTGATTATGCGAGTGGTGATGGAGTGGTTTGCATGGATGCAGATCTTCAGCATCCACCAGAGTCTATTCCTGCAATTGTTGAAAAGCTTGAGGCAGGATATGATGTTGTTTCCATGGTTCGGACATCTCGTGCTGATGCAGGACTTTTCAAGCGCATTACTTCGGCAGCATTCTACAAGGTTATGAATGCAATGTCTGGAAAGACAAAGTTTGAGAATAATTCATCAGACTTTTTCGCAATATCGCGACGCGTTGCACTTGTACTTAAAAATGATTACCGCGAGCGAGTTAGATTCCTCCGCGGTTATGTGCAGAATGTGGGATTTAAAAAGACTACACTTGAGTTCGAGGCCAGTGCCAGAGTGGCAGGCGAAAGTAATTATAATCTCAAGGCGCTCATTAAGCTTTCGTTGAATGCAATCTGTAATTTCTCAGATGTTCCTTTGAAGATGGGAATTTATGCTGGTGTTGTTTCTATCGTTGCAGCATTGATTCTGATGATTTATTCGATTGTGCAGTATTTTCTTGGCACAGCACCAGATGGATATTCGACACTCATTGTTGTATTATGTTTCATGTTTGGAGTGCTGTTCATTATTTTAGGATTCATTTCCGAATATCTTGCAATCATATTCGCAGAAGTGAAAAATCGTCCGATATATATTGTAGATAGTATTATTACTAAAGATGGTGAAGAGTTAAAGTAG
- a CDS encoding DegT/DnrJ/EryC1/StrS family aminotransferase: protein MFSKKFDKFEEKVSLSTPTLHGDELKWMEEAYKSTWISTSGENINEAERLVAEKVGVKYAVALSTGTSSLHLSMKLAGIEAYGMPAVGHGALEGHRVFCSDMTFDATVNPVVYEGGIPVFIDTEDDTWNMDPVALEKAFEIYPEVKVVVCAHLYGTPGKIDELNAIIEKHGAILVEDAAESFGATYKGAQTGTFGHYNTISFNGNKIITGSSGGCFLTNSKEAAEKVRKWSTQAREAAPWYQHEEVGYNYRMSNVTAGIVRGQMPYLEEHISQKKAIYERYKEGFKGLPVQMNPIDFENSEPNYWLSCLIVDDEAMCPQVRGEQDVLFTPEHGKSCPTEILQALASINAEGRPIWKPMHMQPIYRMNPFVTREGNGRAVTNAYIAGGVRGEDGKLLDRGSDIFNRGLCLPSDNKMTPEQQDRVIEVVRACFE, encoded by the coding sequence ATGTTTTCTAAGAAATTTGATAAATTTGAAGAGAAGGTTAGCCTTTCAACTCCTACACTCCACGGTGACGAGTTGAAGTGGATGGAGGAAGCTTACAAGAGCACCTGGATTTCTACATCAGGTGAGAATATTAACGAGGCTGAGCGTTTGGTTGCTGAGAAGGTTGGCGTTAAATATGCAGTTGCACTTTCAACTGGTACATCAAGCCTTCATCTTTCAATGAAGCTTGCAGGAATTGAAGCCTACGGTATGCCAGCAGTTGGTCACGGTGCACTTGAGGGACACAGAGTTTTCTGCTCAGACATGACATTTGATGCTACTGTAAATCCAGTTGTTTATGAGGGTGGAATCCCTGTATTTATCGACACAGAGGATGATACTTGGAACATGGACCCTGTAGCACTTGAAAAGGCATTCGAGATTTATCCAGAGGTAAAGGTTGTGGTTTGTGCGCATCTTTATGGAACACCTGGAAAGATTGACGAGCTTAATGCAATAATTGAAAAGCACGGAGCTATTCTCGTTGAGGATGCAGCAGAGTCTTTCGGTGCAACCTATAAGGGGGCTCAGACAGGTACCTTTGGTCATTACAATACAATTTCTTTCAATGGAAATAAGATTATTACTGGCTCATCAGGAGGATGCTTCCTTACAAATAGCAAGGAGGCCGCTGAGAAGGTTCGCAAGTGGTCAACACAGGCTCGCGAGGCAGCTCCTTGGTACCAGCATGAAGAGGTTGGTTATAACTATCGCATGAGCAATGTTACTGCTGGAATCGTTCGTGGTCAGATGCCTTATTTGGAGGAGCATATCTCTCAGAAGAAGGCTATTTATGAGCGTTATAAAGAGGGCTTCAAGGGTCTTCCAGTTCAGATGAATCCAATTGATTTTGAGAATAGTGAGCCAAACTACTGGTTGTCATGCCTTATTGTGGATGATGAAGCAATGTGCCCACAGGTTCGTGGTGAGCAGGATGTGCTTTTCACACCAGAGCATGGCAAGAGCTGCCCAACAGAAATTCTTCAGGCGCTTGCAAGCATCAATGCAGAGGGACGTCCTATTTGGAAGCCAATGCACATGCAGCCAATTTATCGTATGAACCCATTTGTAACTCGAGAGGGAAATGGACGTGCAGTGACAAATGCATATATCGCAGGCGGTGTACGTGGCGAGGATGGCAAGCTTCTTGATAGAGGCAGCGATATTTTCAATCGTGGACTTTGCCTCCCAAGTGATAACAAAATGACACCAGAGCAGCAGGACCGCGTAATCGAAGTTGTACGCGCTTGTTTTGAATAG
- a CDS encoding glucosyltransferase domain-containing protein: MNFTNPIEDFIKSVRDRLSSQQIFAFVSVMIAGLMAHGYIIFNRISYHDNTACLFNLGGTYESGRWMLGFIYDIQMMTTKLFSVPVFNGILSIVFIALAAMVMIQMFDVKSRFLASAIGVIMVVYPVVTSIFSFMFTAWEYHLGLFLAIYCVYVYTKRKSVFTFLISVLLCTISLGIYQAYFAVTIALFLIKLFFGVLDGEFDSVGAYIKRGLTYLAQLGVSLVLWAILRKVTMLIKHINAVEYKGMNEGYDLSKLPAAFVGMIKAFLGFGQAGINAVLYQRAFTALIFVITLVQITFLLARAKEKISIKLISLIGLVFLPIGMNIVYLLSTSSEYNVDSLMLYGDIFVFILPLLLIERLQMVDMATVLVDKVVFVATWLQIISLFVMTLGYTYMDNAAYMKAEIAQEQAISYFNQMITAIKTTDGFEQDMDIILVGWHNLDDATFTTVDNSEQLDAVKIDKFPRYTDLVKYEGSIYFLREHLGFGNEHVLVDDGTVGAEAEVQLMPTYPNDGAIAVIDGKVIVKLGEMD; encoded by the coding sequence ATGAATTTTACAAATCCAATCGAGGATTTTATTAAATCAGTCCGTGACCGTCTTAGCTCACAGCAGATTTTTGCATTTGTTTCTGTGATGATTGCAGGGCTTATGGCTCACGGTTATATCATTTTCAATCGCATTTCCTATCATGACAACACCGCCTGCCTTTTTAATTTGGGAGGCACCTATGAGTCAGGACGTTGGATGTTAGGATTCATCTATGATATTCAGATGATGACCACCAAGCTATTTTCAGTGCCGGTGTTCAACGGAATCCTTTCAATTGTGTTTATAGCTTTGGCTGCAATGGTTATGATTCAGATGTTTGATGTAAAAAGCAGATTTTTAGCATCAGCCATCGGCGTGATAATGGTGGTATACCCTGTTGTGACAAGTATCTTTTCTTTTATGTTTACCGCTTGGGAATATCATCTGGGATTGTTTTTAGCAATCTATTGCGTATACGTATATACGAAGCGTAAATCCGTATTTACGTTTTTAATATCAGTACTGCTTTGTACAATAAGCCTTGGAATATATCAGGCATATTTTGCAGTGACTATTGCACTATTTTTGATTAAGCTTTTCTTTGGTGTATTGGACGGAGAGTTTGATAGTGTGGGCGCATACATCAAACGTGGTCTCACATATCTGGCGCAGCTTGGAGTCAGTTTAGTGCTTTGGGCAATTCTTCGTAAGGTTACTATGCTTATAAAGCATATCAATGCCGTAGAGTACAAGGGCATGAATGAAGGCTACGACCTTAGCAAGTTGCCAGCAGCATTTGTGGGAATGATAAAGGCGTTCCTTGGTTTTGGTCAGGCGGGCATCAATGCAGTGCTCTATCAGAGAGCCTTTACAGCACTGATTTTTGTAATTACTTTGGTGCAGATTACATTTCTTCTTGCACGGGCAAAGGAGAAGATTTCTATAAAACTCATCAGCTTGATTGGCCTGGTGTTCCTACCAATAGGAATGAATATTGTTTATCTTCTTTCTACCAGCAGTGAATATAATGTTGATTCCCTGATGCTTTATGGGGATATCTTTGTATTTATTTTGCCACTGTTGTTGATAGAACGATTGCAGATGGTGGATATGGCTACCGTGCTTGTGGATAAAGTGGTTTTTGTGGCAACATGGCTGCAGATTATCTCGCTTTTTGTTATGACATTAGGCTATACCTACATGGATAATGCAGCTTATATGAAGGCTGAAATTGCGCAGGAGCAAGCAATTTCCTATTTCAATCAGATGATTACCGCTATCAAGACTACAGATGGTTTTGAGCAGGATATGGATATTATCCTTGTGGGATGGCACAATTTGGATGATGCTACATTTACAACCGTTGATAACAGCGAGCAGCTTGATGCAGTGAAAATTGACAAGTTCCCTAGATACACAGACCTTGTGAAATATGAGGGCTCCATTTATTTCCTAAGGGAGCACCTTGGATTCGGTAACGAGCATGTGCTTGTGGATGACGGAACTGTTGGCGCAGAGGCCGAGGTTCAGCTGATGCCGACCTATCCAAACGATGGCGCAATTGCAGTGATTGATGGAAAGGTTATTGTCAAGTTGGGCGAGATGGACTAG
- a CDS encoding glycosyltransferase family 2 protein gives MDKKLLTIIVPCYNEEESLPIFYKTVHEMEDKLSSVDLEFMFVDDGSKDRTLEVCRQLHKQDERVHYVSFSRNFGKEAGIYAGLEKSKGDYVVIMDADLQDPPAMLPEMLSYIESGEYECVATRRVDRKGEPPIRSWFARKFYKLMNKISSADIVDGARDYQMMTRKVVDAIVSMREYNRFSKGIFGWVGFKRKWLEFENVERVAGETKWSFWKLFVYAIDGIVAFSTAPLVMASIFGVIMCLVAFIFIVVIIVRTLVFGDPTSGWPSMVCIFLLVSGIQLFCMGVLGQYLSKAYLETKQRPIYLVQEEE, from the coding sequence ATGGATAAAAAACTACTTACAATAATAGTTCCATGCTATAACGAGGAAGAGTCACTTCCAATTTTTTATAAGACTGTTCACGAGATGGAGGACAAGCTTTCATCGGTGGATTTGGAGTTTATGTTTGTGGATGATGGCTCAAAGGATAGGACTTTAGAGGTGTGCCGCCAGCTACATAAACAGGATGAGCGAGTGCACTATGTTTCGTTTTCTAGAAATTTTGGCAAGGAGGCTGGCATCTATGCAGGACTTGAAAAGTCCAAGGGTGATTATGTGGTAATCATGGATGCTGATTTGCAGGATCCACCTGCTATGCTTCCAGAGATGCTTTCCTATATAGAGTCGGGTGAATATGAGTGCGTAGCTACACGACGTGTGGATAGAAAGGGAGAGCCGCCTATTCGTTCATGGTTTGCTCGCAAATTCTACAAGCTCATGAACAAGATTTCCAGTGCAGATATCGTTGATGGTGCCCGCGATTATCAGATGATGACTCGCAAGGTAGTGGATGCTATTGTTTCTATGCGCGAATACAACCGTTTCTCAAAGGGCATTTTCGGCTGGGTTGGCTTCAAGCGTAAGTGGCTGGAGTTTGAAAATGTTGAACGTGTAGCAGGAGAGACCAAGTGGTCTTTCTGGAAGCTGTTTGTTTATGCAATTGATGGTATCGTTGCCTTCTCGACAGCACCACTTGTTATGGCTTCTATTTTTGGCGTAATCATGTGCCTGGTGGCATTTATATTTATTGTTGTCATTATTGTGCGTACACTTGTGTTCGGAGATCCGACAAGTGGTTGGCCATCAATGGTTTGTATTTTCCTCTTGGTTTCCGGTATCCAGCTTTTCTGCATGGGTGTGCTGGGACAGTACCTTTCAAAGGCATACCTTGAAACCAAGCAGAGACCAATTTACTTAGTGCAGGAAGAGGAATAA